From the genome of Amycolatopsis sp. NBC_01488, one region includes:
- a CDS encoding inorganic phosphate transporter, with translation MEPSLLVVLVVVTALVFDFTNGFHDTANSMATSIATGALKPRVAVAISAVLNLVGAFLSVEVAKTISSGLVDDTKIGPSIVFGGLIGAIVWNLVTWFVGLPSSSSHALFGGLIGATWVSAGADSVHFGKIVEKVLVPAAASPVIAGVVAMVVTYLVYRFLVRNRPATRGFKVGQVVSASLVSLAHGTNDAQKTMGVITLTLVSAGSLPAGASPPVWVIISAACALALGTYLGGWRITHTLGKGLTDIEGPQGFAAQTSSALVILVSSRLGFPLSTTHVCSGGIVGSGVGRREAPVRWRMAGRMVVAWLFTLPAAAIVGAISGKIASLGAAGTVAVGVVGIGVGAGIWLLSRRHPVTAHSFQVPEPTPAETEPGRLAA, from the coding sequence GTGGAACCCTCGTTGCTGGTCGTGCTCGTCGTCGTCACGGCCCTGGTATTCGATTTCACGAACGGGTTCCACGACACCGCGAACTCGATGGCGACGTCGATCGCGACCGGTGCGCTCAAGCCTCGCGTCGCCGTCGCGATCTCGGCGGTGCTGAACCTGGTCGGCGCGTTCCTGTCGGTGGAGGTCGCCAAGACGATCTCCAGCGGCCTGGTGGACGACACGAAGATCGGCCCGTCGATCGTCTTCGGCGGGCTGATCGGCGCGATCGTCTGGAACCTCGTGACGTGGTTCGTCGGGTTGCCGTCGAGCTCGTCGCACGCCCTGTTCGGCGGCCTGATCGGCGCCACCTGGGTGTCGGCGGGCGCCGATTCGGTCCACTTCGGAAAGATCGTCGAGAAGGTTCTCGTCCCGGCCGCCGCGAGCCCGGTGATCGCCGGCGTCGTCGCGATGGTCGTGACGTACCTCGTCTACCGCTTCCTGGTCCGCAACCGCCCGGCCACGCGCGGGTTCAAGGTCGGCCAGGTCGTCTCGGCGTCGCTCGTGTCGCTCGCCCACGGCACCAACGACGCGCAGAAGACGATGGGCGTCATCACGCTCACGCTCGTCAGCGCGGGCAGCCTGCCGGCCGGTGCGTCGCCACCCGTCTGGGTGATCATCAGCGCCGCTTGTGCCCTCGCGCTCGGTACCTACCTCGGCGGCTGGCGCATCACGCACACCCTCGGCAAGGGCCTGACCGACATCGAAGGCCCGCAGGGCTTCGCCGCCCAGACGAGCTCGGCGCTGGTCATCCTGGTCTCGTCGCGGCTGGGCTTCCCCCTGTCGACGACGCACGTGTGCTCCGGCGGGATCGTCGGCTCCGGCGTCGGCCGCCGCGAGGCGCCGGTGCGGTGGCGGATGGCGGGCCGGATGGTCGTCGCGTGGCTGTTCACGCTGCCCGCCGCCGCGATCGTCGGCGCGATCTCGGGCAAGATCGCCTCGCTCGGCGCCGCTGGCACAGTCGCCGTCGGCGTCGTCGGCATCGGGGTGGGGGCCGGGATCTGGCTGCTTTCCCGTCGCCACCCCGTCACCGCGCACAGCTTCCAGGTGCCCGAGCCGACGCCCGCGGAAACCGAACCGGGCCGGCTCGCCGCCTGA
- a CDS encoding type 1 glutamine amidotransferase encodes MTRLLIIQPDASDPLGPFGDWLTDAGAELDVRLPPKDDLPDDVDGYQGVVCLGGGMAAEDDAKHPWLADVRRLLAKAATKRIPTLGICLGAQLLAVATGGRVEVGRDGPEVGPHLVAKKDAAWTDPLFADLPLMQDVLQFHNDAITRLPPGAELLASAPRYAHQAFRINRCVYGVQFHIETTPAIVESWAADEPEMAEFARPGSLEHDALVTVHADIEETWRPFAQRFVRLASGELETAADSQRSLPLA; translated from the coding sequence GTGACACGACTGCTCATCATCCAGCCGGACGCGTCGGACCCGCTCGGCCCGTTCGGCGACTGGCTCACCGACGCCGGCGCGGAACTCGACGTCCGGCTGCCGCCGAAGGACGACCTGCCCGACGACGTCGACGGCTACCAGGGCGTCGTCTGCCTCGGCGGCGGCATGGCCGCGGAGGACGACGCGAAGCACCCGTGGCTCGCCGACGTCCGGCGGCTGCTGGCGAAAGCCGCGACGAAGAGGATCCCGACCCTGGGGATCTGCCTCGGCGCGCAGCTGCTGGCCGTCGCCACCGGGGGCCGCGTCGAGGTCGGGCGCGACGGGCCCGAGGTCGGTCCACACCTCGTCGCGAAGAAGGACGCGGCGTGGACCGACCCGCTCTTCGCCGACCTGCCGCTCATGCAGGACGTCCTGCAGTTCCACAACGACGCGATCACCCGGCTCCCGCCCGGCGCCGAGCTGCTGGCGTCCGCGCCGCGCTACGCGCACCAGGCTTTCCGGATCAACCGGTGTGTCTACGGTGTCCAGTTCCACATCGAGACGACGCCCGCCATCGTCGAGAGCTGGGCCGCCGACGAGCCCGAGATGGCGGAATTCGCCCGTCCGGGCTCACTCGAGCACGATGCGCTGGTCACCGTGCACGCCGACATCGAGGAAACGTGGCGCCCGTTCGCGCAGCGGTTCGTCCGGTTGGCGTCCGGGGAACTCGAGACCGCCGCCGACAGTCAACGCTCGTTACCGTTGGCTTAA
- a CDS encoding rhodanese-like domain-containing protein: MTTARTLTVPAPAPEAATKYFGAELAFEVDPDDLVRDLEAGHTDGYVIVETRAPEAFEAARIPGAINLPYRDMTAETTAHLDRQLVYVCYCESIHCNAATKGALKLAQLGFRVKRLSGGITAWISAGYPVEGAATPGIRCAC; this comes from the coding sequence ATGACCACCGCACGCACGCTCACCGTCCCGGCCCCGGCTCCGGAAGCCGCCACGAAGTACTTCGGCGCCGAACTCGCCTTCGAAGTCGACCCCGACGATCTCGTCCGTGACCTCGAAGCCGGCCACACCGACGGCTACGTGATCGTCGAGACGCGCGCCCCGGAAGCCTTCGAGGCGGCCCGCATCCCCGGCGCGATCAACCTCCCCTACCGCGACATGACGGCCGAGACCACCGCTCACCTCGACAGGCAGCTCGTTTACGTCTGCTACTGCGAGAGCATCCACTGCAACGCCGCCACCAAGGGCGCCCTCAAGCTCGCCCAGCTCGGCTTCCGGGTGAAACGGCTCTCCGGCGGCATCACCGCCTGGATCTCGGCCGGCTACCCCGTCGAGGGAGCCGCCACCCCCGGAATCCGCTGTGCCTGCTGA
- a CDS encoding Lrp/AsnC family transcriptional regulator yields MDLDDVDWHLLDLLQEDGRLSFSELGRRVSLSGSAVTERVRRLEERGVITGYAARVDTTKLGLPIEAMVRARVRSLDTPRFRTAVLPLPQVVSADHVTGEECWILRVLCRDTAELEELVEKVQRYGETTTSLVLSSPLRSRPAPRPRSV; encoded by the coding sequence GTGGACCTCGACGACGTCGACTGGCACCTGCTGGACCTCCTCCAGGAGGACGGCCGGCTCAGCTTTTCGGAGCTGGGCCGCCGGGTGTCGCTGTCCGGCTCGGCGGTGACGGAGCGGGTGCGCCGGCTCGAGGAGCGCGGCGTGATCACGGGCTACGCGGCTCGCGTCGACACCACGAAGCTGGGCCTGCCGATCGAGGCGATGGTGCGCGCCCGCGTCCGGAGCCTGGACACGCCGCGGTTCCGGACGGCGGTGCTGCCGTTGCCGCAGGTCGTCTCGGCGGACCACGTCACCGGCGAAGAGTGCTGGATCCTGCGGGTGCTGTGCCGGGACACCGCGGAGCTGGAGGAGCTGGTCGAGAAGGTGCAGCGGTACGGCGAGACGACGACGTCGCTGGTGCTGTCCTCGCCGCTGCGCAGCCGGCCGGCGCCGCGGCCGCGCTCGGTCTGA
- a CDS encoding amidase has product MGRRPVFLAILAAALLLVPAAPAASASSSKFDLDSADIPALQARMASGRLTAVGLTGAYLDRIHRIDGKVNAVLALNPAALGQASESDARRRAHHLRGPLDGIPVLVKDNVDTRDQWTTAGSRALHSYPAKDATLITRLRDAGAVILGKANLSEWANFRAAKPTSGWSGVGGQTNNPYVLDHNPCGSSAGSAAGVAASLAQVAIGSETDGSIVCPAGMTATVGHKPSLGLVSRTGVVPISAEQDTAGPIARTVVDVALTLSVLQGRDPADPATSQYPKSQPTDYAKLLRPGVLRGARIGLWRLPVLGPSTDAILTSAKNSLVEAGATVVDLTLPYQDRLAELEFPALLTEFHRDIDAYLATRPHGPRNLAELIAYNRADPLEQTCFAGQELFEQALAAPPPTDPGYLAGRAELSDLARRSLDETLAKYHLDAIASPTNPPAWKTDCAKGDDDVIPSSTPAAVAGYPDVTVPAGFAGPLPVGISFMGARWSDARLLALAADFSRVAPARVPPRFLPTLPS; this is encoded by the coding sequence ATGGGGCGGCGGCCGGTGTTCCTCGCGATCCTGGCCGCCGCACTCCTGCTCGTCCCGGCCGCTCCCGCGGCTTCCGCGTCGTCTTCGAAGTTCGACCTCGACTCGGCGGACATCCCGGCGCTGCAGGCCCGGATGGCGTCCGGCCGGCTCACCGCCGTGGGCCTGACCGGCGCGTACCTCGACCGGATCCACCGGATCGACGGCAAGGTCAACGCCGTTCTGGCGCTCAACCCCGCTGCGCTCGGACAGGCTTCGGAGAGTGACGCCCGGCGGCGCGCGCACCACCTGCGCGGCCCGCTCGACGGCATCCCGGTGCTGGTCAAGGACAACGTCGACACCCGCGACCAGTGGACGACGGCGGGGTCGCGGGCCCTGCACAGCTACCCCGCGAAGGACGCCACGTTGATCACCCGGCTGCGTGACGCGGGCGCGGTCATCCTCGGCAAGGCGAACCTCTCCGAATGGGCGAACTTCCGCGCCGCGAAGCCGACGTCCGGCTGGTCGGGCGTCGGCGGGCAGACGAACAACCCGTACGTGCTGGACCACAACCCGTGCGGGTCGTCCGCCGGGTCTGCGGCCGGCGTCGCCGCGTCGCTGGCCCAGGTCGCGATCGGGTCCGAGACCGACGGCTCGATCGTGTGCCCCGCGGGGATGACCGCGACAGTCGGCCACAAGCCCAGCCTCGGCCTGGTCAGCCGCACCGGAGTGGTGCCGATCTCCGCCGAGCAGGACACGGCCGGGCCGATCGCCCGCACCGTCGTCGACGTCGCGCTGACGCTGTCGGTCCTGCAGGGCAGGGATCCCGCGGACCCGGCGACTTCCCAGTACCCGAAGTCCCAGCCGACGGACTACGCGAAGCTGCTCCGGCCGGGTGTCCTGCGCGGAGCGCGGATCGGCCTGTGGCGGCTGCCGGTGCTCGGCCCCTCGACGGACGCGATCCTGACGTCGGCGAAGAACTCCCTGGTCGAGGCCGGTGCCACGGTCGTCGACCTGACCCTGCCGTACCAGGACCGGCTGGCCGAACTGGAGTTCCCGGCGCTGCTCACGGAGTTCCACCGCGACATCGACGCCTACCTGGCGACCCGCCCCCACGGCCCGCGGAACCTGGCCGAGCTGATCGCCTACAACCGTGCGGACCCGCTCGAGCAGACGTGCTTCGCCGGCCAGGAGCTGTTCGAGCAGGCGCTGGCCGCGCCGCCGCCGACCGACCCCGGCTACCTGGCCGGCCGCGCCGAGCTGTCGGACCTCGCGCGCCGGTCCCTGGACGAAACGCTGGCGAAGTACCACCTGGACGCGATCGCGTCGCCGACCAACCCGCCCGCGTGGAAGACGGACTGCGCGAAGGGCGACGACGACGTGATCCCGTCGTCGACCCCGGCCGCGGTCGCGGGCTATCCGGACGTGACCGTGCCGGCGGGGTTTGCCGGGCCGCTCCCCGTGGGCATCTCGTTCATGGGCGCCCGGTGGTCGGACGCCCGGCTGCTCGCGCTCGCGGCTGACTTCTCGCGGGTGGCTCCGGCCCGGGTTCCGCCACGGTTCTTGCCGACGCTGCCGTCGTAG
- the glnA gene encoding type I glutamate--ammonia ligase: MDRQQEFVLRTLEERDIRFVRLWFTDVLGFLKSVAVAPAELEGAFTEGIGFDGSAIEGFARVYESDMVAKPDPSTFQVLPWETPDGGPYSARMFCDIAMPDGSPSWADPRHVLRRQLSKAGEAGFTCYVHPEIEFFLLSTLPDDGSEPEPADNGGYFDQASHATATHFRRHAIETLEAMGISVEFSHHEGAPGQQEIDLRYADALTMADNVMTFRYVVKEVALTQGVRATFMPKPFTNQPGSGMHTHISLFEGDRNAFYDAEDPHELSETGKAFVAGLLHHAKEISAVTNQWVNSYKRLISGSEAPTTVSWGRANRSALVRVPMYSPGKASSRRVEIRTLDSACNPYLAYSVILAAGLKGIEKGYELPPPAEDNIWQLSDSERRAAGYAQLPQNLGEALAEMEKSELLPEALGEHVYDFFLRNKRVEWDNYRSAVTPYELRTLLPVL; encoded by the coding sequence ATGGATCGCCAGCAGGAATTCGTGCTCCGCACGCTCGAGGAGCGCGACATCCGTTTCGTCCGTCTCTGGTTCACCGATGTGCTGGGGTTCCTCAAGTCGGTCGCGGTCGCGCCCGCCGAGCTCGAGGGCGCGTTCACCGAGGGGATCGGCTTCGACGGCTCGGCCATCGAGGGCTTCGCGCGGGTCTACGAATCGGACATGGTCGCCAAGCCGGACCCCTCGACGTTCCAGGTCCTGCCCTGGGAAACCCCCGACGGCGGCCCCTATTCGGCCCGGATGTTCTGCGACATCGCGATGCCGGACGGCTCGCCGTCGTGGGCCGATCCGCGGCACGTCCTGCGGCGCCAGCTGTCGAAGGCGGGCGAAGCGGGCTTCACCTGCTACGTCCACCCGGAGATCGAATTCTTCCTGCTCTCGACTCTGCCGGACGACGGCAGCGAGCCGGAGCCCGCCGACAACGGCGGCTACTTCGACCAGGCCAGCCACGCCACGGCGACGCACTTCCGCCGGCACGCCATCGAGACCCTCGAGGCGATGGGCATCTCGGTCGAGTTCAGCCACCACGAAGGGGCACCGGGCCAGCAGGAGATCGACCTCCGCTACGCCGATGCGCTGACGATGGCCGACAACGTGATGACGTTCCGCTACGTCGTCAAGGAGGTCGCGCTGACCCAGGGCGTGCGCGCGACGTTCATGCCGAAGCCGTTCACGAACCAGCCCGGCTCGGGCATGCACACCCACATCAGCCTGTTCGAAGGCGATCGCAACGCCTTCTACGACGCCGAGGACCCGCACGAGCTGTCGGAGACCGGCAAGGCGTTCGTCGCGGGCCTGCTGCACCACGCCAAGGAGATCTCCGCGGTCACGAACCAGTGGGTGAACTCGTACAAACGCCTGATCAGCGGCAGTGAAGCGCCGACGACGGTCTCGTGGGGCCGGGCGAACCGCTCCGCGCTCGTCCGCGTCCCGATGTATTCACCCGGAAAGGCGTCATCCCGTCGGGTGGAGATCCGTACCCTGGACTCGGCGTGCAACCCGTACCTGGCGTACTCGGTCATCCTGGCCGCCGGGCTCAAGGGGATCGAAAAGGGCTACGAGCTGCCGCCACCCGCCGAGGACAACATCTGGCAGCTGAGCGACTCCGAGCGGCGCGCCGCCGGGTACGCCCAGCTACCCCAGAACCTGGGAGAGGCACTGGCCGAGATGGAGAAGTCCGAGCTCCTGCCGGAAGCGCTCGGCGAGCACGTCTACGACTTCTTCCTCCGGAACAAACGCGTCGAGTGGGACAACTACCGCAGCGCGGTCACCCCGTACGAACTCCGAACGCTGCTCCCGGTGCTCTGA
- a CDS encoding MFS transporter: protein MTVETLPAPKLHRAWLIAGAAFVALLASAGFRSAPGVLIDPLHEEFGWSTATISSAVSVNLVLYGLFAPFAAALMERFGIRRVSATALFVIALGAAGTVFMSASWQLVLCWGVLIGAGTGSMAMSFAATVATRWFVRSRGVVTGVLTAAGATGQLIFLPLIANLAVTSGWRTASLVIAIAALAVVPVVLLVIRDHPADVGATAYGAPADTEVARPAARTGSARRALSVLGTAARTRTFWLLAVGFAICGATTNGLVGTHFVPAAHDHGMPQTTAAGLLALVGVFDVVGTIFSGWLTDRVDPRILLGVYYALRGLSLALLPQLFTNSVQPSMWAFILFYGLDWVATVPPTVALCVRAFGEAGPIVFGWVFACHQLGAAFAASAAGLVRDQLGNYDLAWYSAAVLAVLASAASLAITRAKKPVPVLAT, encoded by the coding sequence GTGACTGTCGAGACCCTCCCCGCCCCGAAGCTGCACCGCGCCTGGCTGATCGCCGGTGCCGCGTTCGTCGCGCTGCTCGCCTCCGCCGGCTTCCGGTCCGCCCCCGGCGTCCTGATCGACCCGCTGCACGAGGAGTTCGGCTGGTCCACGGCCACGATCAGCTCGGCCGTGTCGGTCAACCTCGTGCTCTACGGCCTCTTCGCGCCCTTCGCCGCCGCGCTGATGGAGCGGTTCGGCATCCGTCGCGTCTCGGCGACGGCGTTGTTCGTCATCGCCCTCGGCGCGGCCGGCACGGTCTTCATGAGCGCGAGCTGGCAGCTGGTCCTGTGCTGGGGCGTGCTGATCGGCGCGGGCACCGGCTCGATGGCGATGAGCTTCGCCGCGACCGTCGCGACCCGCTGGTTCGTGCGCAGCCGCGGCGTCGTCACCGGCGTCCTGACCGCCGCGGGCGCCACCGGCCAGCTGATCTTCCTGCCGCTCATCGCGAACCTCGCGGTGACCTCCGGCTGGCGGACGGCGTCGCTGGTGATCGCGATCGCGGCGCTGGCTGTCGTCCCGGTCGTCCTGCTGGTCATCCGCGACCACCCCGCCGACGTCGGCGCCACGGCCTACGGCGCACCCGCCGACACGGAGGTCGCGCGCCCGGCGGCCCGGACCGGCTCGGCCCGCCGCGCGCTTTCGGTACTGGGGACGGCGGCCCGGACCCGGACGTTCTGGCTGCTCGCGGTCGGCTTCGCGATCTGCGGCGCGACGACGAACGGCCTGGTCGGCACCCATTTCGTCCCGGCCGCGCACGACCACGGCATGCCGCAGACGACCGCGGCGGGCCTGCTTGCCCTGGTCGGCGTCTTCGACGTCGTCGGCACGATCTTCTCCGGCTGGCTCACCGACCGCGTCGACCCGCGGATCCTGCTCGGCGTGTACTACGCGCTGCGTGGCCTCTCGCTGGCGCTGCTGCCACAGCTGTTCACGAACTCGGTCCAGCCGAGCATGTGGGCGTTCATCCTGTTCTACGGCCTCGACTGGGTGGCCACGGTCCCGCCGACGGTCGCGCTGTGTGTCCGCGCGTTCGGAGAGGCGGGCCCGATCGTGTTCGGCTGGGTCTTCGCCTGCCACCAGCTGGGCGCCGCGTTCGCCGCGTCGGCCGCCGGCCTGGTCCGCGACCAGCTGGGGAACTACGACCTGGCCTGGTACTCGGCCGCGGTCCTGGCGGTGCTCGCGTCGGCCGCGTCCCTGGCCATCACGCGGGCGAAGAAGCCCGTTCCGGTGCTCGCGACGTGA
- a CDS encoding LppX_LprAFG lipoprotein produces MSRFALLLVLLLTAGCTGSPDTRGPFPAGAELVRDAATSFASVRSVHFAAGVNGVLPGFPLRLIEGDATLDDGGAATGTADVQDDGADGGHTKFRFTVRDGEITTDPDVARGRIPSMYDVGTFLGPSAGLKRLLDGVTDAKTEGKENVDGAAALRVGGQVPEAVAHSVLPQVTADITVKVWVSADGPRRFARLWVQVPSAGDHLSPVMFELSLTRQNEPVDVG; encoded by the coding sequence ATGTCCCGCTTCGCCCTTCTGCTCGTGCTCCTGCTGACGGCCGGCTGCACCGGGTCGCCGGACACGCGCGGGCCGTTCCCGGCGGGTGCCGAGCTGGTCCGCGACGCGGCGACGTCGTTCGCCTCCGTGCGGAGCGTCCACTTCGCGGCCGGCGTCAACGGCGTGCTGCCGGGCTTCCCGCTGCGGCTCATCGAGGGCGACGCGACCCTCGACGACGGCGGGGCCGCGACCGGCACGGCCGACGTCCAGGACGACGGCGCCGACGGCGGGCACACCAAGTTCCGCTTCACCGTCCGGGACGGCGAAATCACCACCGACCCCGACGTCGCGCGCGGCCGGATCCCGTCGATGTACGACGTCGGCACGTTCCTCGGCCCGTCCGCCGGGCTGAAGCGGCTCCTCGACGGCGTCACCGACGCGAAGACCGAGGGCAAGGAGAACGTCGACGGCGCCGCGGCCCTGCGCGTCGGCGGCCAGGTGCCGGAAGCCGTCGCGCACAGCGTGCTGCCGCAGGTCACCGCCGACATCACGGTCAAGGTGTGGGTCTCGGCGGACGGGCCACGGCGGTTCGCCCGGCTCTGGGTGCAGGTCCCGTCGGCGGGCGACCACCTCAGCCCGGTGATGTTCGAGCTGTCGCTGACCAGGCAGAACGAGCCCGTGGACGTCGGCTAG
- a CDS encoding alpha/beta hydrolase — protein MLRAVGAVALAVLLAACTSAPPPARPPDLGEFTHQQLAWSPCGEALDCAHLSVPLDYAAPDGPAITVGLLRYKAAKSRIGSLVVDPGGPGGWGTAAAASLAKTPAAAPLLDRFDLVGFDPRGVGTSEPRITCRTDAEQDADRASDVESDMSPDGVKKQLAETTAYGAKCAEATKYGKTLLANVGTREVVRDLDVLRAALGDEKLTYLGYSYGTQIGAAYAEAYPDKVRALLLDGAIDPAQSLVDSLVTQAAGFQDALNEFGRWCTARRDCALGRDPARTTDAFQSLARPLITKPAPAGNRHLSFEDAVTGTFGGLYSRGDWTALNGALAQLAEGNGRTLLAFADDYYERDRDGHYSGAIDAYFAVRCVDHTRLTDRATIDGAHERMLAGAPFLAGGTPDTSELDICSTWPVPPTSTEHAPHPAGLPKPLVVSTTHDPATPYRQGMDLAKDLGGALLTYEGVQHTVFLQGNACVDRAGIAYLVDGTLPADGTRC, from the coding sequence GTGCTCCGGGCAGTAGGCGCCGTCGCCCTGGCGGTGCTGCTGGCGGCGTGCACGAGCGCTCCGCCGCCTGCGCGTCCGCCCGACCTGGGGGAGTTCACCCACCAGCAGCTCGCGTGGAGCCCGTGCGGCGAAGCACTGGACTGCGCGCACCTGAGCGTGCCGCTGGACTACGCCGCTCCGGACGGACCGGCGATCACCGTCGGCCTGCTGCGGTACAAGGCTGCGAAGTCGCGGATCGGCTCCCTCGTCGTCGACCCGGGCGGGCCCGGCGGCTGGGGGACGGCCGCGGCGGCGTCGCTGGCCAAGACACCCGCCGCCGCGCCGCTGCTCGACCGCTTCGACCTGGTGGGCTTCGACCCACGCGGCGTCGGCACGAGCGAGCCGCGGATCACCTGCCGCACCGACGCCGAGCAGGACGCCGACCGCGCGTCCGACGTCGAAAGCGACATGTCGCCTGATGGGGTGAAAAAACAGCTCGCCGAGACGACTGCGTACGGCGCGAAGTGCGCCGAAGCGACGAAGTACGGCAAGACGCTCCTTGCGAACGTCGGCACCCGAGAGGTCGTACGCGACCTCGACGTCCTTCGCGCCGCGCTCGGCGACGAGAAGCTGACCTACCTCGGCTACTCGTACGGGACGCAGATCGGCGCGGCCTACGCCGAGGCGTACCCGGACAAGGTCCGCGCGCTGCTGCTCGACGGCGCCATCGACCCCGCCCAGAGCCTGGTGGACTCGCTGGTCACGCAGGCCGCGGGCTTCCAGGACGCGCTGAACGAGTTCGGCCGGTGGTGCACCGCTCGCCGCGACTGCGCCCTCGGCCGCGACCCGGCCCGCACGACCGATGCCTTCCAAAGCCTCGCGCGTCCGCTGATCACCAAGCCCGCCCCGGCCGGGAACCGTCACCTGTCGTTCGAGGACGCCGTCACCGGCACGTTCGGCGGCCTGTACTCCCGCGGCGACTGGACCGCGCTGAACGGCGCCCTCGCGCAGCTCGCCGAAGGCAACGGTCGGACCCTGCTGGCGTTCGCCGACGACTACTACGAGCGCGACCGCGACGGCCACTACAGCGGCGCGATCGACGCGTACTTCGCCGTCCGCTGCGTCGACCACACGCGCCTCACCGACCGCGCGACGATCGACGGCGCCCACGAGCGGATGCTGGCGGGCGCGCCCTTCCTGGCCGGCGGCACGCCCGACACGAGCGAGCTGGACATCTGCTCGACCTGGCCGGTCCCGCCGACGTCCACCGAGCACGCGCCGCACCCCGCAGGACTGCCGAAACCGCTGGTCGTCTCGACGACACACGACCCCGCGACGCCGTACCGGCAGGGCATGGACCTCGCGAAGGACCTCGGCGGCGCCCTGCTGACGTACGAGGGCGTGCAGCACACGGTGTTCCTGCAGGGGAACGCCTGCGTCGACCGCGCCGGGATCGCGTACCTCGTCGACGGGACGCTGCCCGCCGACGGCACCCGCTGCTAG
- a CDS encoding alpha/beta hydrolase, protein MLFAASLTACTSTGKPAPPAPTTESHPPSGPVPAGLERFYGQSLSWADCAPYATSEDARSAFQAKDVQCARLTVPLDYAKPAGDTITLGLLRHKATDESARIGSLVVNPGGPGASGMVAAAGLIKPTASTDLGKRFDLVGFDPRGIGASQPAIHCLTDSERDADRADDSETDGSPAGVLKQESQEKDFAAKCAQRTQDGTGMLANVGTRDVVKDLDVLRSVLGDEKLTYLGYSYGTRIGSTYAEAFPKNVRAMILDGAVDPEQDAVESLVAQGQGFGTAFTQFAKWCTAQQDCALGQDANAAVKAFQDLVRPLIDFPVPVGDGRKLSYEDATTGVIQALYQESLWDTLNSGLNELRQQRGATLEKLADIYNERDTDGRYGTTQDAFTAIRCVDDPRVTDPQVILKAQEEYVQVAPFLDDGRPASAARDACAFWPVPNTSEPHVPNVQGLAKTLVISTTNDPATPYQAGVNLAKGLKGALLTFEGTQHTVFLQGVKCVDEAGTDYLVDGTLPPDGKRCSGQ, encoded by the coding sequence GTGCTGTTCGCGGCCTCGCTGACCGCCTGCACGTCCACCGGCAAGCCCGCGCCGCCCGCGCCGACGACCGAGTCGCACCCGCCGTCCGGGCCGGTGCCCGCCGGGCTGGAGCGGTTCTACGGCCAGAGCCTGAGCTGGGCCGACTGCGCACCTTACGCGACGTCGGAAGACGCGCGGTCGGCGTTCCAGGCGAAGGACGTCCAGTGCGCCCGGCTGACCGTGCCGCTGGACTACGCCAAGCCGGCCGGCGACACGATCACGCTGGGCCTGCTCCGCCACAAGGCGACCGACGAAAGTGCCCGGATCGGGTCGCTGGTGGTCAACCCCGGCGGCCCGGGCGCGTCGGGCATGGTCGCGGCCGCCGGGCTGATCAAGCCGACGGCGAGCACCGACCTCGGCAAGCGCTTCGACCTGGTCGGCTTCGATCCGCGGGGGATCGGCGCCAGCCAGCCGGCCATCCACTGCCTGACCGACTCCGAGCGCGACGCCGACCGCGCCGACGACAGCGAGACCGACGGCTCGCCGGCGGGCGTGCTCAAGCAGGAGTCGCAGGAGAAGGACTTCGCCGCGAAGTGCGCCCAGCGCACCCAGGACGGCACCGGGATGCTGGCCAACGTCGGCACCCGGGACGTCGTGAAGGACCTCGACGTCCTCCGCTCGGTCCTCGGCGACGAAAAGCTCACCTATCTGGGCTACTCCTACGGCACCCGGATCGGGTCCACCTACGCCGAGGCGTTCCCGAAGAACGTCCGCGCCATGATCCTCGACGGCGCGGTCGACCCGGAGCAGGACGCGGTCGAGTCGCTGGTCGCGCAGGGCCAGGGCTTCGGGACGGCGTTCACGCAGTTCGCGAAGTGGTGCACCGCCCAGCAGGACTGCGCGCTCGGGCAGGACGCGAACGCCGCGGTCAAGGCGTTCCAGGACCTCGTCCGCCCGCTGATCGACTTCCCGGTGCCGGTCGGCGACGGCCGCAAGCTCTCCTACGAGGACGCCACCACCGGCGTCATCCAGGCGCTCTACCAGGAGAGCCTCTGGGACACGCTGAACTCGGGCTTGAACGAGCTGCGGCAGCAGCGGGGCGCGACGCTGGAGAAGCTGGCCGACATCTACAACGAGCGCGACACCGACGGCAGGTACGGCACCACGCAGGACGCCTTCACCGCGATCCGCTGCGTCGACGACCCGCGCGTCACGGACCCGCAGGTCATCCTCAAGGCGCAGGAGGAGTACGTGCAGGTGGCGCCGTTCCTCGACGACGGCCGCCCGGCGAGCGCGGCCCGCGACGCGTGCGCGTTCTGGCCGGTGCCGAACACCTCCGAGCCGCACGTCCCGAACGTCCAGGGCCTGGCGAAGACGCTGGTCATCTCGACGACCAACGACCCGGCGACGCCGTACCAGGCGGGCGTCAACCTCGCGAAGGGCCTGAAGGGCGCGCTGCTCACCTTCGAGGGCACGCAGCACACGGTGTTCCTGCAGGGCGTGAAGTGCGTGGACGAAGCGGGGACGGACTACCTCGTCGACGGCACGCTGCCCCCGGACGGCAAGCGGTGCTCCGGGCAGTAG